Proteins encoded within one genomic window of Candidatus Thiodiazotropha endoloripes:
- a CDS encoding cobyrinate a,c-diamide synthase has translation MPSIYISAAHKSSGKTTLSIGLVRALVDRGVRVQPFKKGPDYIDPLWLSAAAGRACYNLDFYTQSREEITERYINQQQDCDLGLIEGNKGLYDGVDVAGSNSNAAMAVHLGTPVVLVINCRGMTRGIAPLLLGYQAFDRDIRIAGVILNQVGGSRHQSKLIQVVEHYTDIPVLGAVQADPELQIVERHLGLIPSNEELSSDKLINKLAETAKTNVDLDRFLEIADGAEPIGHASTKTSLNSDRPYQGLKIGLARDEAFGFYYPDDLDRFRELGAELIEFNTLKDRELPDVDGIFLGGGFPETTMEQIESNPGMQQAIVGFIERGGPVYAECGGLIYLTRSLSWQGKKCRMAGVIPADTVMHDKPQGRGYVRLSETGRSPWPNLGVGLQEIYAHEFHYSSLIGLKAQQDDYAYRVERGFGIDGKNDGYVYKNLLASYTHRRSVGGNNWVARFLALVASVKNV, from the coding sequence GTGCCTTCAATCTACATATCAGCCGCCCATAAATCGTCCGGTAAGACCACACTCTCGATTGGACTTGTGCGTGCACTGGTGGACAGAGGGGTGCGGGTCCAACCCTTCAAAAAGGGGCCGGACTATATCGATCCCCTGTGGCTGAGCGCGGCGGCAGGCAGAGCGTGCTATAACCTGGATTTCTACACTCAGAGTCGGGAGGAGATTACCGAGCGCTATATCAATCAGCAGCAGGATTGCGATCTGGGGCTGATTGAGGGAAACAAGGGATTATATGACGGTGTTGATGTGGCTGGTTCCAACAGTAACGCAGCGATGGCTGTTCATCTCGGGACTCCGGTTGTATTGGTCATCAACTGCCGGGGGATGACCCGGGGGATTGCCCCGCTGTTGCTTGGCTATCAGGCATTCGATCGGGATATACGGATCGCCGGGGTGATTCTCAATCAGGTGGGCGGCAGTCGCCACCAGTCAAAACTGATTCAGGTGGTGGAGCACTACACGGATATTCCGGTATTGGGTGCAGTCCAGGCGGATCCGGAATTGCAGATCGTCGAACGCCACCTGGGCCTGATTCCGAGCAATGAGGAACTGAGCTCGGACAAGCTCATCAACAAGCTGGCGGAAACGGCCAAAACCAATGTGGATCTTGATCGTTTTCTCGAAATCGCCGATGGTGCTGAGCCGATTGGCCACGCATCCACAAAAACTTCATTGAATTCAGATCGGCCATATCAGGGGCTTAAAATCGGTCTGGCCAGGGATGAGGCATTTGGCTTCTACTACCCGGATGACCTGGACAGATTCCGGGAACTGGGTGCGGAGCTGATTGAATTCAACACCCTGAAAGACAGGGAACTACCTGATGTGGATGGTATTTTTCTTGGTGGTGGCTTTCCGGAAACGACCATGGAACAGATCGAGAGCAATCCGGGTATGCAACAGGCCATTGTCGGTTTCATCGAGCGGGGTGGGCCGGTATATGCTGAATGTGGCGGCTTAATCTATTTGACCCGGAGTCTGTCCTGGCAAGGGAAAAAATGTAGAATGGCAGGGGTGATACCGGCCGATACGGTGATGCATGATAAGCCCCAGGGAAGAGGCTATGTGCGACTGAGTGAAACCGGCAGGAGCCCATGGCCTAACCTCGGAGTGGGGCTACAGGAGATCTATGCCCATGAGTTTCACTACTCATCTCTGATTGGATTGAAGGCGCAACAGGATGACTACGCCTACCGGGTGGAGCGGGGCTTTGGTATCGATGGTAAAAATGATGGTTACGTCTATAAAAATCTGCTGGCAAGTTATACCCACAGACGCAGCGTAGGCGGTAACAACTGGGTGGCGCGTTTTCTGGCGCTGGTGGCGTCAGTGAAAAACGTTTGA
- a CDS encoding sulfur reduction protein DsrJ, with the protein MRSSLISNRSLLILLAALLAPAMQVFAESRFVTENSKAASLKSCVAPTDQMRRNHMDYLQHGRDDTVLDGIRGIDYSLSECIDCHASKNPQGQAVSVTDEGQFCQACHEYVAVSPACFQCHRTTPDTQAGAAKLGHHSGDSDPHEGLDIQLPAGIQRD; encoded by the coding sequence ATGCGTAGTTCTCTCATCAGCAACAGGTCTCTCTTGATCCTGCTGGCGGCGCTGTTGGCGCCTGCCATGCAGGTGTTCGCTGAGAGTCGCTTTGTGACCGAAAATTCGAAAGCCGCTTCGCTCAAGAGTTGCGTGGCACCAACGGATCAGATGCGCAGGAATCATATGGACTACCTGCAGCATGGCAGAGATGACACCGTACTAGATGGTATCCGTGGCATCGATTACAGTCTGTCGGAATGCATCGACTGTCATGCTTCAAAGAACCCACAAGGTCAAGCGGTATCTGTAACCGATGAGGGTCAATTTTGTCAGGCTTGTCACGAGTATGTTGCGGTGAGTCCTGCCTGTTTTCAGTGCCACAGAACAACGCCCGACACACAGGCCGGAGCTGCCAAATTAGGACATCATAGTGGTGACTCCGATCCGCATGAAGGCCTTGATATTCAACTGCCAGCCGGGATTCAGAGAGACTGA
- the dsrO gene encoding sulfate reduction electron transfer complex DsrMKJOP subunit DsrO has product MSNKCDQPNMDRRKMIGGAIAATGAMTIAPGVILHAASVSDEASSGADAKHRWGMLIDSNKCADGCSACVDACNTEHGLKGHGRPATDAVWIRPVKLKDKQTGRENRLVMMCQHCEHPPCVDVCPTNASFKRVDGIVLVDRHRCIGCRYCMMACPYKARSFIHEALTEQSVNAPRGKGCVESCTLCVHRVDDGVMQTACQEACAEEGHAAILFGDLNDPNSEISKTLKSTNSVQIRADLELNTGVRYLNL; this is encoded by the coding sequence ATGAGTAATAAGTGTGACCAGCCGAATATGGATCGCCGCAAGATGATTGGCGGTGCCATTGCTGCAACCGGTGCCATGACCATCGCACCCGGCGTTATTCTGCATGCTGCTTCTGTCAGTGATGAGGCTTCTTCCGGAGCTGATGCTAAGCATCGTTGGGGCATGCTGATCGACAGTAACAAATGTGCTGACGGCTGTAGTGCCTGCGTCGACGCCTGTAATACAGAGCATGGCCTGAAAGGCCATGGCAGACCGGCAACCGACGCTGTCTGGATTCGTCCGGTAAAACTGAAAGACAAGCAGACCGGCCGTGAAAACCGCCTGGTCATGATGTGTCAGCATTGTGAACATCCACCCTGTGTCGATGTCTGTCCGACCAACGCCTCATTCAAACGTGTCGACGGCATAGTGCTGGTGGATCGCCACCGCTGCATCGGTTGCCGTTACTGCATGATGGCCTGTCCGTATAAAGCCCGGTCATTCATCCATGAAGCTCTGACTGAACAGTCGGTCAATGCGCCACGTGGTAAAGGTTGCGTTGAGTCCTGCACGCTCTGTGTGCATCGTGTCGATGATGGGGTCATGCAGACGGCCTGCCAGGAAGCCTGTGCCGAAGAGGGCCATGCCGCCATTCTATTCGGTGACTTGAATGATCCGAACAGCGAGATCAGCAAGACACTTAAATCCACCAACTCAGTACAGATCCGGGCCGACCTCGAGTTGAATACCGGCGTGCGTTATCTCAACCTGTAA
- a CDS encoding RNA-binding S4 domain-containing protein encodes MTNFDLTATVRLDKWLWAARFFKTRQIAAEAINGGKVHLNGQRTKPGKEVKAGSHLRIHKGSLEWDIQVSVPADRRRPATEARLFYEETPESVARREKVIEAQRLERASMPQPTHGKPSKRDRRMIHRFTNKSG; translated from the coding sequence ATGACGAACTTTGATCTGACAGCAACCGTGCGGCTCGACAAGTGGCTCTGGGCAGCACGCTTTTTCAAGACCCGTCAGATCGCTGCCGAAGCGATCAACGGTGGCAAGGTACACCTCAATGGACAGCGAACCAAGCCCGGTAAAGAGGTAAAGGCTGGAAGCCACTTGAGAATTCATAAAGGCTCCCTGGAGTGGGATATCCAGGTGAGTGTACCTGCAGACCGAAGGCGACCTGCAACCGAGGCCCGACTATTCTATGAAGAGACCCCGGAGAGCGTCGCCAGGCGGGAGAAGGTGATTGAAGCTCAGCGCTTGGAACGCGCCAGCATGCCGCAGCCAACCCATGGCAAACCCTCCAAACGGGACCGGCGTATGATTCACCGTTTCACCAATAAATCGGGATAA
- a CDS encoding HesB/IscA family protein, which yields MFKITPRAAEQIVQAAKMGGTEGMALRFAAQQKDDGSFDYLMGFDDASEEDIQFDSEGISIIMTPEYYSLLDETTMDYTELDDGESQFIFINPKDSNYSPPKEPVQ from the coding sequence ATGTTTAAAATTACACCTCGAGCAGCTGAGCAGATTGTACAGGCCGCGAAAATGGGCGGTACGGAAGGTATGGCGTTACGTTTCGCTGCTCAGCAGAAGGACGACGGCAGCTTTGATTATCTGATGGGGTTCGATGACGCCAGCGAAGAGGATATTCAGTTCGACTCGGAAGGGATCAGTATCATTATGACGCCTGAGTACTATTCATTGCTGGATGAGACCACGATGGATTATACCGAGCTGGATGATGGTGAGAGCCAGTTTATCTTTATCAACCCCAAGGACAGCAACTACTCACCACCTAAAGAGCCTGTACAGTAG
- a CDS encoding sulfur reduction protein DsrS: MDLSSEDALRLNVLLANKPQAIRIDESSMILHALTEKGESSLSLNPNCREDLYIRKVRETLSGHVLGSPGGYPIYLKRWSRMGQTRDDNLEQLLLLGEPEAVVAITSAKGLTNEVARRAWWTSQEPDNARRMLQNPQVTAGEMGPELAHFLIEYLPFETEPLSIVESLRLVLQPGLISEDERQDLWRRCGRKPTYYLGFLASIPDDLPQLPAPRELAEDERSAWQNLADRGNTYAHLMLRINSPQGQGFIGTVLKVMEKPANQDVVTLLLDVLQDYFSALRPDGDPDLTLQQLQQQADTLVDQQLDACVTETEGREQELRTLYLLSGMGYGVVRPVFCKTDAIGSLMRKKLAPVFDPLKLQLQLFL, from the coding sequence ATGGATCTTTCAAGTGAAGATGCGCTACGTCTGAATGTTTTGTTGGCGAATAAGCCACAGGCAATCCGCATTGATGAATCATCCATGATCCTGCATGCCTTGACGGAAAAAGGTGAAAGCTCCCTCTCACTGAATCCCAACTGCCGGGAAGATCTCTATATTCGCAAGGTGAGGGAAACCCTGTCGGGCCATGTTCTGGGTTCACCCGGGGGCTATCCGATCTATCTCAAACGTTGGAGCCGCATGGGGCAGACCCGGGACGACAACCTGGAACAGTTGCTGTTGCTCGGGGAGCCGGAAGCGGTGGTCGCCATCACCTCCGCCAAAGGCCTGACCAACGAGGTCGCCAGACGTGCCTGGTGGACCTCTCAGGAGCCGGATAATGCCAGAAGGATGTTGCAGAATCCTCAGGTTACTGCCGGGGAGATGGGACCCGAACTGGCCCATTTTCTGATTGAATACCTGCCTTTCGAGACAGAGCCTCTGAGTATCGTCGAGAGTCTTCGACTGGTGCTGCAGCCCGGATTGATCAGTGAGGATGAGCGACAGGATCTGTGGCGGCGCTGCGGTCGAAAGCCCACCTACTATCTGGGATTCCTTGCCAGCATTCCGGATGATCTGCCCCAGCTGCCAGCACCCAGGGAACTCGCTGAGGATGAGAGGTCAGCCTGGCAGAATCTGGCTGATCGTGGCAATACCTACGCACACCTGATGTTACGCATCAACAGCCCTCAGGGTCAGGGTTTTATAGGAACTGTCCTGAAGGTGATGGAGAAGCCGGCCAATCAGGATGTGGTGACCCTGCTGCTGGATGTTCTGCAGGACTATTTTTCAGCACTACGTCCGGATGGGGATCCGGATCTGACCCTGCAACAGTTACAGCAACAGGCCGACACTCTGGTTGATCAGCAACTGGATGCCTGTGTTACTGAAACAGAAGGCCGGGAGCAGGAGCTTCGCACGCTCTATCTTCTATCCGGCATGGGGTACGGTGTGGTACGTCCGGTGTTTTGCAAAACGGACGCAATCGGTAGTCTGATGCGAAAAAAACTCGCACCGGTATTCGACCCGTTAAAGCTGCAATTGCAACTATTCCTGTGA
- the nrfD gene encoding NrfD/PsrC family molybdoenzyme membrane anchor subunit — translation MSKMYYRELYCGTPARYWSGLALLGVIIAIGLGAAYYMEHNGHWVTGMSNQIVWGLPHVFAIFLIVAASGALNVASIGSVFGGPLYKPLGRYSGLLAIGLLAGGLMVLVLDLGRPDRLIVAMTEYNFKSIFAWNVILYTGFFAIVGIYLWTMIDRSVNKYNRTVGFAAFFWRIALTTGTGSIFGFLVAREAYDAAIMAPMFVIMSFSYGLAFFIITLIAAYIWGDRELGDFRLTKLKNLLGVFVGAVFYFTLAYNLTNLYITQHHGIERFILLDGGVYTQMFWIGQIFIGSIIPLFLIYSPAFEKSRWAIAAASVAVLIGGFFQIYVIVIGGQAYPMNLFPGKEVVESGFYDGQVMSYVPTLPEAALGVAGIAVALTMVAVGARVFKVFPETLED, via the coding sequence ATGAGTAAGATGTATTACCGCGAACTCTATTGTGGCACGCCGGCAAGATACTGGTCCGGGCTGGCCCTGTTGGGCGTGATCATCGCGATTGGCCTGGGTGCCGCCTACTACATGGAGCACAATGGCCACTGGGTTACCGGCATGTCGAACCAGATTGTCTGGGGACTGCCTCATGTATTCGCCATATTTCTGATTGTCGCCGCTTCCGGGGCACTGAATGTGGCTTCCATCGGCTCAGTCTTCGGTGGACCGCTGTATAAACCACTGGGTCGTTACTCCGGCTTGCTGGCTATCGGTCTGTTGGCTGGCGGCCTGATGGTACTGGTACTCGATCTGGGACGTCCCGACCGACTGATCGTTGCCATGACCGAGTATAACTTCAAATCGATATTCGCCTGGAACGTCATTCTCTATACCGGTTTCTTTGCGATTGTCGGTATCTATCTGTGGACCATGATCGATCGTAGCGTAAATAAATACAATCGCACCGTCGGTTTTGCCGCCTTCTTCTGGCGTATTGCCCTGACCACCGGTACCGGTTCCATCTTCGGTTTTCTGGTCGCCCGGGAAGCCTACGATGCAGCGATCATGGCTCCGATGTTCGTTATCATGTCGTTCAGCTATGGTTTGGCATTCTTTATCATTACCCTGATCGCCGCCTATATCTGGGGTGACCGTGAACTGGGTGACTTCCGTCTGACCAAATTGAAAAACCTGTTGGGGGTTTTCGTTGGTGCGGTGTTCTACTTCACCCTGGCGTACAATCTGACCAATCTCTACATTACCCAGCATCATGGTATCGAGCGTTTCATTCTGCTCGATGGTGGTGTCTATACCCAGATGTTCTGGATCGGTCAGATCTTCATCGGCAGTATCATTCCGCTGTTTCTGATCTACTCCCCGGCATTCGAAAAGTCCCGCTGGGCGATTGCTGCGGCATCTGTTGCCGTGCTGATCGGTGGTTTCTTCCAGATCTATGTGATTGTGATCGGTGGACAGGCCTATCCGATGAATCTGTTCCCGGGTAAAGAGGTTGTGGAGAGCGGTTTCTACGATGGACAGGTGATGAGTTATGTGCCTACCCTGCCTGAAGCAGCACTCGGTGTTGCAGGTATTGCTGTTGCACTGACCATGGTTGCGGTTGGCGCCAGGGTATTCAAGGTCTTTCCGGAGACTCTGGAAGATTAA
- the grxC gene encoding glutaredoxin 3: protein MPQVVMYSTAICPYCVRAKHLLENKGVTYEEIRIDHDQEIMQEMMRRSNRHTVPQIFIDDFHVGGYDDLASMEISGQLNQLLGIADDEL, encoded by the coding sequence ATGCCACAAGTCGTCATGTATTCCACTGCGATCTGTCCATACTGTGTTCGCGCCAAACATCTGTTGGAGAACAAAGGCGTCACCTATGAGGAGATCCGGATCGATCATGATCAGGAAATCATGCAGGAAATGATGCGCCGCAGCAATCGACATACCGTACCGCAGATCTTCATCGATGACTTTCATGTGGGTGGGTATGACGATCTGGCATCGATGGAGATCTCTGGGCAGCTCAACCAGCTGCTGGGAATTGCGGATGACGAACTTTGA
- the pepN gene encoding aminopeptidase N — protein sequence MRTDNAKSIYLKDYQPPHFLVDQVSLAFDLQPQRTLVTSHLKMRRNPASTEQSPELVLDGEKLKLLRLAIDDQELHEAAYQLDDHTLTIAEVKERFTLSTQVEIRPQENTALEGLYQSGKMYCTQCEAEGFRRITYFPDRPDVMASFETTIIADKAAYPVLLSNGNCVYQQDLPEGRHLVRWEDPFPKPCYLFALVAGDLRFQQDSYTTGSGRQVDLRIYVEPENIDKCDHAMVSLKHAMAWDEEHYGREYDLDIFMIVAVNDFNMGAMENKGLNIFNSKYVLARPDTATDSDFQHIEGVIAHEYFHNWTGNRITCRDWFQLSLKEGLTVFRDQEFSADMGSRGVKRIEDVRLLRSHQFAEDAGPMAHPVRPESYIEINNFYTVTVYEKGAEVVRMQANLLGAETYRKATDLYFERHDGEAVTTDDFVRCMEDASERDLSQFRLWYSQSGTPQVRVSTSYDEQQGILEITFSQTTPETPGQKQKQPFHIPIALALLDSQGESLPLKTSAAAAGASREQVLELTEATQTFAFHDLVQQPVPSILRGFSAPVKLEYDYSDDQLMFLMARESDDFNRWDAAQTLARRTLLKLVAACQQGLPLALPGGFVEAYRLALTDQQADKALLSELLSLPSESNIGDQMTQVDVEAVHQARQWLKRALAEALRDDFAAVYEQNQSDAYEITSASIGQRRLKNLALNYLMSLEAPQIDRLCMAQFETADNMTDVMAALHGLVNRDIPERDRALSDFEAKWRKDPLVMDKWFAVQAGSNLPGTLSGVKALMEHPAFSIRNPNKVRSLIGAFCSTNLFAFHASDGSGYEFLTDQVITLDTLNPQIAARLLRIMSRWRRYDESRQQLMRKAFERVLAQTDISKDVFEIASKSVAEE from the coding sequence ATGCGAACAGATAACGCCAAGTCCATCTATCTCAAAGACTATCAGCCGCCACACTTTCTGGTCGATCAGGTCTCCCTGGCGTTCGATCTGCAGCCGCAGAGGACGCTGGTTACCAGTCACCTGAAGATGCGTCGCAATCCTGCCTCGACTGAGCAGAGTCCGGAACTGGTGCTGGATGGTGAGAAGTTGAAACTCCTGCGGCTCGCCATTGATGACCAAGAGTTGCATGAGGCGGCCTATCAACTTGATGATCACACGCTGACCATTGCTGAGGTTAAAGAGCGATTCACCCTGTCGACCCAGGTAGAGATCAGGCCACAAGAGAATACCGCACTGGAAGGGCTCTATCAGTCGGGAAAGATGTACTGTACCCAGTGTGAGGCGGAAGGATTCAGGCGGATCACCTATTTTCCCGACCGACCCGATGTGATGGCCAGCTTCGAAACAACCATCATTGCCGATAAAGCGGCCTATCCGGTACTCCTCTCCAACGGTAACTGTGTCTATCAGCAGGATCTGCCGGAGGGGCGCCATCTGGTTCGTTGGGAGGATCCTTTTCCAAAACCCTGTTATCTGTTTGCCTTGGTTGCCGGCGATCTGAGGTTTCAGCAGGACAGCTACACCACCGGTTCCGGCCGCCAGGTCGATCTGCGTATCTATGTGGAACCGGAAAACATCGATAAGTGCGACCATGCAATGGTTTCGTTAAAACACGCCATGGCCTGGGATGAGGAGCACTATGGCCGGGAGTACGATCTCGATATCTTCATGATCGTTGCTGTCAACGATTTCAACATGGGGGCGATGGAGAACAAGGGGCTGAACATCTTTAATTCGAAATACGTGCTTGCCCGTCCCGATACGGCCACAGACAGTGATTTTCAACATATCGAGGGGGTGATCGCCCATGAGTATTTTCATAACTGGACCGGAAACCGCATCACCTGTCGGGATTGGTTTCAACTCAGTTTGAAAGAGGGATTGACCGTCTTCCGGGATCAGGAGTTTTCCGCCGACATGGGCTCCCGTGGGGTAAAACGGATTGAGGATGTGCGGCTGCTGCGCAGTCATCAGTTTGCCGAGGATGCAGGGCCGATGGCCCATCCGGTGCGCCCGGAGAGTTACATCGAGATCAACAACTTCTATACCGTCACGGTCTATGAAAAAGGTGCGGAAGTGGTCAGGATGCAGGCCAATCTATTGGGTGCCGAAACCTATCGCAAGGCAACTGATCTCTATTTTGAGAGACACGACGGTGAGGCGGTGACAACCGATGATTTCGTCAGATGCATGGAGGATGCGAGCGAGCGGGATCTGAGCCAGTTTCGTCTCTGGTACAGCCAGTCCGGTACACCTCAGGTTAGGGTGTCGACAAGCTACGACGAGCAGCAGGGGATACTGGAAATCACATTCAGCCAAACGACACCGGAAACCCCGGGACAGAAACAGAAACAACCCTTCCATATACCCATCGCACTGGCGCTTTTGGACAGTCAGGGAGAGTCGCTGCCGCTAAAGACCAGTGCGGCTGCAGCTGGCGCGTCCAGGGAGCAGGTGTTGGAGCTGACCGAAGCGACGCAGACTTTTGCCTTCCATGATCTTGTGCAACAGCCGGTGCCTTCGATCCTACGGGGTTTCTCTGCCCCGGTTAAGCTGGAGTATGACTACAGCGACGATCAGCTGATGTTCCTCATGGCAAGGGAGTCGGATGACTTTAACCGTTGGGATGCCGCGCAGACGCTGGCCAGACGTACCTTGTTGAAACTGGTTGCAGCCTGTCAACAGGGTTTGCCGCTGGCATTGCCGGGGGGATTCGTTGAGGCGTATCGTCTGGCGCTGACCGATCAGCAGGCCGACAAGGCGCTGTTGAGTGAATTGCTGAGTCTGCCTTCGGAATCGAACATCGGTGATCAGATGACGCAGGTGGATGTGGAGGCGGTACATCAGGCCCGCCAATGGCTGAAGCGGGCCCTGGCAGAAGCGTTGCGGGATGATTTTGCAGCTGTCTATGAACAGAATCAGTCAGATGCTTATGAGATTACCTCCGCGTCGATCGGGCAAAGACGACTCAAAAACCTCGCCCTGAACTATCTGATGAGTCTCGAAGCGCCACAGATCGACCGACTCTGCATGGCTCAGTTTGAAACAGCCGATAACATGACCGATGTGATGGCGGCTCTGCATGGGTTGGTCAATCGCGATATCCCGGAGCGGGATCGAGCGTTGAGCGATTTTGAAGCCAAGTGGCGGAAGGATCCCCTGGTCATGGATAAGTGGTTTGCGGTTCAGGCCGGCTCCAATCTGCCCGGAACCCTCTCCGGAGTGAAGGCGTTGATGGAACATCCGGCCTTTTCAATCCGCAATCCCAATAAGGTACGCAGTCTGATCGGTGCTTTCTGCTCGACCAATCTTTTTGCCTTTCATGCGTCCGATGGTTCGGGTTATGAGTTTCTCACCGATCAGGTGATCACTTTGGACACCCTGAATCCACAGATCGCTGCCCGCCTGCTGCGTATCATGAGTCGCTGGCGGCGTTATGATGAATCGCGCCAGCAATTGATGCGAAAAGCGTTTGAGCGGGTATTGGCGCAAACGGATATCTCTAAGGATGTGTTTGAGATCGCCAGTAAAAGTGTTGCTGAGGAGTAG
- a CDS encoding NAD(P)-binding protein: MATPSEEMKKDVTWRRFEDGDNEWDDWGDKIFQEDTSYKCPTYINRTPPCQGGCPSGHDIRGWLAIVREQEKPSEGMEWEQYAFERAVEANPFPSMMGRVCPAPCQDGCNRNEVEDFVGINSVEQYIGDTAIEKGFKFTPGADTGKKVAVIGGGPAGMAAAFQLRKMGHGVTVFEKDPELGGMMRYGIPNYRIPRDKLQAEIQRILDMGVETRAGVKVGSDVPVAELEKEYDAILWALGCQNGRDLPVDGWVGTPNCVSGVAFLKAFNEGRMKVTAKNVVCIGGGDTSIDVISVARRLGTNAAAGNPEDVVLDIAMNQDDALAEGAEPAAATLTSLFTKDKMFAAQHEIHDALHEGCEILDGVMPLEVILGADGRATGLKVCDCTMDGMTPVPTEGTERVLEADLIVSAIGQSADMDGLEDMANDRNLIDADKFYQVPGKEGHFVAGDIVRPHLLTTAIGQASIACESIDAYMTKKAMAKRPKVDVHHFDLLEKLKEADMAPEAFDKNEGDLRGTNSAKFAVHNYEDRSRQEVIPANDLFLGHFEFTPRLLRSEDVPTADEVLHHFKERMNGLNQEQVQEEAKRCMSCGMCFECDNCVVFCPQDAVFRVKRNETTTGRYVDTDYNKCIGCHVCTDVCPTGYIQMGLGE; this comes from the coding sequence ATGGCAACTCCTAGCGAAGAGATGAAAAAAGACGTTACTTGGCGTCGTTTTGAAGACGGCGACAATGAGTGGGATGATTGGGGTGATAAGATCTTCCAGGAAGATACATCCTACAAGTGCCCTACCTATATCAACCGTACACCTCCCTGTCAGGGTGGCTGTCCGTCTGGTCACGACATCCGTGGCTGGCTGGCAATCGTACGTGAGCAGGAAAAACCTTCCGAAGGTATGGAGTGGGAACAGTATGCGTTTGAGCGTGCTGTCGAGGCCAACCCTTTTCCCTCTATGATGGGCCGTGTCTGCCCGGCACCCTGTCAGGATGGCTGTAACCGTAACGAGGTTGAAGACTTTGTCGGCATCAACTCGGTTGAGCAGTACATCGGTGATACCGCCATCGAGAAAGGTTTCAAATTCACCCCTGGCGCCGATACCGGTAAAAAAGTCGCGGTAATCGGTGGTGGTCCGGCTGGTATGGCTGCTGCCTTCCAGCTGCGTAAAATGGGTCACGGGGTTACCGTATTTGAAAAGGATCCGGAGCTTGGCGGTATGATGCGTTACGGCATCCCCAACTATCGTATTCCACGCGATAAGCTGCAGGCTGAGATTCAGCGTATTCTGGATATGGGCGTTGAAACCCGCGCAGGCGTCAAAGTCGGTTCCGATGTTCCGGTTGCCGAACTCGAAAAAGAGTACGATGCCATTCTTTGGGCTCTGGGTTGCCAGAATGGTCGCGATCTGCCGGTTGACGGCTGGGTCGGTACACCAAACTGTGTCTCCGGTGTCGCTTTCCTCAAGGCCTTCAACGAGGGTCGCATGAAGGTCACTGCGAAGAACGTGGTCTGTATCGGTGGTGGTGATACCTCGATCGACGTGATTTCTGTCGCCCGCCGTCTTGGTACCAATGCCGCGGCTGGTAATCCTGAAGATGTGGTTCTCGATATCGCAATGAATCAGGATGATGCACTTGCTGAAGGTGCTGAGCCTGCAGCTGCAACCCTGACCTCTCTGTTCACCAAGGACAAGATGTTTGCTGCACAGCACGAAATTCACGATGCACTGCATGAAGGCTGTGAGATTCTGGATGGTGTGATGCCTTTGGAAGTGATTCTCGGTGCTGATGGTCGTGCAACCGGACTGAAGGTTTGTGATTGTACAATGGACGGTATGACCCCGGTTCCAACTGAAGGTACCGAACGTGTACTGGAAGCTGATCTGATCGTCTCCGCGATTGGTCAGAGTGCCGATATGGATGGTCTGGAGGATATGGCCAATGACCGCAACCTGATCGATGCGGACAAGTTCTATCAGGTACCCGGTAAAGAGGGTCACTTCGTCGCTGGTGATATCGTTCGTCCTCATCTGCTGACCACCGCGATTGGTCAGGCATCCATTGCCTGTGAAAGCATCGATGCCTATATGACTAAGAAAGCGATGGCCAAGCGTCCCAAGGTAGATGTACACCACTTCGACCTGCTGGAGAAGCTGAAAGAGGCCGATATGGCGCCCGAAGCCTTCGATAAGAATGAAGGTGATCTGCGTGGTACCAACTCTGCGAAATTTGCTGTCCACAACTATGAAGATCGTTCCCGTCAGGAGGTTATTCCTGCCAACGATCTGTTCCTCGGCCACTTCGAATTCACACCGCGTCTGCTGCGTTCAGAAGATGTTCCTACTGCGGATGAAGTATTACACCACTTCAAAGAGCGTATGAATGGTCTTAACCAGGAACAGGTGCAGGAAGAGGCCAAACGATGCATGAGCTGCGGCATGTGTTTCGAGTGTGACAACTGCGTGGTTTTCTGTCCTCAGGATGCGGTATTCCGTGTCAAGCGCAATGAGACCACCACAGGACGTTATGTGGACACAGACTACAACAAGTGTATCGGTTGTCATGTTTGTACCGATGTCTGCCCAACTGGTTATATCCAAATGGGGTTAGGTGAATAG